In a single window of the Acidobacteriota bacterium genome:
- a CDS encoding Fic family protein, producing MPKWDPTKPYQELPKLPPKADIETKRVLRKCIEARAALAELKQAAELIPDPSMLINTLPLLEAKASSEIENIVTTTDKLFEYLNSERNADPATKEALRYSTALFQGFDALSKYRLSTRTAEEICSRIKGVEMRVRRVPGTALGNQATGDIVYTPPVGEDVLRELLANWERFLHNETEIDPLIRLAVAHYQFEAIHPFTDGNGRTGRVINSLFLIEQQLLSIPVLYLSRYILDRRADYNRLLLSVTQDGAWENWIEFMLEGIADTARWTTNKIAAIRELADVTAEYVKAKLPRVYSNELISLIFERPYCRIGNVVDKGIAKRQTASVYLKQLVDIGVLVENAELKEKLFINPRLMTLLSDESNSFDSY from the coding sequence ATGCCGAAATGGGATCCGACAAAGCCTTATCAAGAGCTGCCAAAACTTCCACCAAAGGCAGATATCGAGACAAAGAGAGTCCTTCGGAAGTGCATCGAGGCACGAGCTGCCCTTGCCGAACTCAAACAGGCTGCGGAATTGATCCCCGATCCGTCGATGCTGATCAACACATTGCCGCTTTTGGAGGCAAAGGCGAGTTCAGAGATCGAGAACATCGTCACAACAACCGACAAATTGTTTGAGTATCTGAACAGCGAAAGAAACGCCGACCCTGCGACCAAAGAGGCGTTGCGATACAGCACCGCGCTATTTCAAGGCTTCGATGCACTGTCGAAATATCGGCTGAGTACGCGAACGGCAGAGGAAATATGCTCGCGGATAAAAGGCGTCGAGATGCGTGTTCGCCGCGTTCCTGGGACTGCGTTAGGCAATCAGGCGACGGGCGACATTGTATACACGCCGCCGGTCGGTGAGGATGTCTTGCGTGAATTGCTCGCAAACTGGGAGCGATTTCTCCACAATGAGACCGAGATCGACCCGCTGATACGGCTTGCGGTCGCCCATTATCAGTTTGAGGCGATACACCCATTCACCGACGGCAATGGGCGAACCGGGCGAGTCATCAACAGCCTTTTTCTGATCGAACAACAGTTGCTGAGCATTCCGGTTCTGTATCTCAGCCGATACATCCTCGACCGCAGGGCCGATTACAACCGCCTGCTGCTATCGGTCACGCAGGACGGAGCGTGGGAAAATTGGATCGAGTTCATGCTAGAAGGCATAGCGGACACGGCGCGATGGACCACAAACAAGATCGCTGCCATACGTGAACTAGCCGATGTCACCGCCGAATACGTCAAGGCTAAACTGCCGAGAGTATATAGCAATGAGTTGATCAGTCTCATCTTTGAACGCCCGTACTGCCGCATCGGAAATGTAGTAGATAAAGGCATCGCCAAACGCCAAACAGCCTCTGTATACTTAAAGCAACTAGTTGACATCGGCGTCCTCGTCGAAAATGCAGAACTCAAGGAAAAACTGTTCATCAATCCGAGGCTGATGACGTTACTGTCGGATGAATCAAATAGTTTCGACTCGTATTGA